The following are from one region of the Cyanobium gracile PCC 6307 genome:
- a CDS encoding phosphoglycerate kinase: MAKRSLSSLSADDLRGKRVLVRVDFNVPLDEAGAITDDTRIRAALPTVQHLIDHGARVLLAAHFGRPKGQVNESMRLTPVAARLSELLGKPVTKTDSCIGPDAEAKVAAMADGDVVLLENVRFFAEEEKNDAAFAEKLAALADIYVNDAFGAAHRAHASTEGVTKYLSPSVAGFLMEKELQYLQGAIDEPKRPLAAIVGGSKVSSKIGVLESLIDKCDKVLIGGGMIFTFYKARGLAVGKSLVEEDKLELAKELEAKAAAKGVQLLLPTDVVLADNFAPDANSQTTSIDAIPDGWMGLDIGPDSVKTFQDALADCQTVIWNGPMGVFEFDAFAAGTNAIAHTLADLSAKGCCTIIGGGDSVAAVEKVGVAEKMSHISTGGGASLELLEGKVLPGVAALDEA; this comes from the coding sequence ATGGCGAAGCGATCCCTCTCCAGCCTCAGTGCCGACGATCTCCGCGGCAAGCGGGTGCTGGTCAGGGTCGACTTCAACGTGCCCCTCGACGAGGCCGGGGCCATCACCGACGACACCCGCATCAGGGCCGCCCTGCCGACGGTGCAGCACCTGATCGACCACGGCGCTCGGGTGCTGCTGGCCGCCCACTTCGGCCGGCCCAAGGGCCAGGTGAACGAGTCCATGCGGCTGACGCCGGTGGCGGCCCGCCTCAGCGAGCTGCTGGGCAAGCCCGTGACCAAGACCGACAGCTGCATCGGCCCCGACGCCGAGGCCAAGGTGGCCGCGATGGCCGATGGCGACGTGGTGCTGCTGGAGAACGTGCGCTTCTTCGCCGAGGAGGAGAAGAACGACGCCGCCTTCGCCGAGAAGCTGGCGGCCCTGGCCGACATCTATGTGAACGACGCCTTCGGCGCCGCCCACCGGGCCCATGCCTCCACCGAGGGCGTGACGAAGTATCTGAGCCCCAGCGTGGCCGGCTTCCTGATGGAGAAGGAACTCCAGTATCTGCAGGGGGCCATCGATGAGCCGAAGCGTCCCCTGGCCGCGATCGTCGGCGGCTCCAAGGTGAGCAGCAAGATCGGCGTGCTCGAGTCGCTGATCGACAAGTGCGACAAGGTGCTGATCGGCGGCGGCATGATCTTCACCTTCTACAAGGCGCGCGGCCTGGCGGTGGGCAAGAGCCTGGTGGAGGAGGACAAACTGGAGCTCGCCAAGGAACTGGAGGCCAAGGCGGCCGCCAAGGGCGTCCAGCTGCTGCTGCCCACCGACGTGGTGCTGGCGGACAACTTCGCCCCTGACGCCAACAGCCAGACCACGTCGATCGACGCCATCCCCGACGGCTGGATGGGCCTCGACATCGGCCCCGACTCGGTCAAGACCTTCCAGGACGCCCTGGCCGACTGCCAGACCGTGATCTGGAACGGCCCCATGGGCGTGTTCGAGTTCGACGCCTTCGCCGCCGGCACCAACGCCATCGCCCACACCCTGGCCGACCTGAGCGCCAAGGGCTGCTGCACGATCATCGGCGGCGGTGACTCCGTGGCCGCCGTGGAGAAGGTGGGCGTGGCCGAGAAGATGAGCCACATCTCCACCGGTGGCGGCGCCAGCCTGGAGCTGCTGGAAGGCAAGGTGCTCCCCGGCGTAGCCGCCCTCGACGAGGCCTGA
- a CDS encoding GMC family oxidoreductase, whose amino-acid sequence MRTPSSSAPVAGPSPYTSPLPQAEQLQVSQGAHFDVVIIGSGAGGGTLARHLAPTGLKVLVLERGDWLPQEPQNWDAEAVFQQNRYVSKDPWLDKHGKPFQPGSHYFVGGATKMYGAAHFRLRQQDFEELAHFDGTSPAWPLRYADFEPWYQKAEEMYHVHGQRGEDPTEPPCSGPYPHPPVAHEPRMQQLVDDLRAAGLHPFHAPSGVQLDEAHMAFSRCRKCNCCDGFPCLVHAKSDAEVLGMRPALECSNVSLLTRAQVKRLITDESGRTVKAVELERDGEPLTVSGDVVVVSCGAANSARLLLLSANDRHPRGLANGSDQVGRHYMFHNSKAMVALAHEPNRTIFQKTVSINDWYLGDADFDYPMGNIQMTGKTNGTIMKGYAPLETFMMPGWSMDRIAEHALDFWISSEDLPDPNNRVTVTGSGQIQLSYTPNNLTASARLVSRLEGLLDRLYLRRHLVERQFYIANSMGIAAVGHQAGTCRFGSDPATSVLDLDCKAHELDNLYVVDTSFMPSIGAVNPSLTAIANALRVGTHLVERLRG is encoded by the coding sequence ATGCGCACCCCGTCCTCCAGCGCACCGGTCGCCGGTCCGAGCCCGTACACCTCGCCCCTGCCGCAGGCGGAGCAGCTGCAGGTGAGCCAAGGGGCCCACTTCGACGTGGTGATCATCGGCAGCGGCGCCGGCGGCGGCACCCTGGCCCGCCACCTGGCCCCCACGGGCCTGAAGGTGCTGGTGCTGGAGCGGGGCGACTGGCTGCCCCAGGAGCCCCAGAACTGGGACGCCGAAGCGGTGTTCCAGCAGAACCGCTATGTGTCGAAGGATCCCTGGCTCGACAAGCACGGCAAGCCCTTCCAGCCCGGCAGCCATTACTTCGTCGGCGGCGCCACCAAGATGTATGGCGCCGCCCATTTCCGCCTGCGCCAGCAGGACTTCGAGGAGCTGGCCCACTTCGATGGCACCTCGCCGGCCTGGCCCCTGCGCTACGCCGACTTCGAGCCCTGGTACCAGAAGGCCGAGGAGATGTACCACGTGCACGGCCAGCGCGGTGAGGATCCCACCGAGCCGCCCTGCAGTGGCCCCTACCCCCATCCGCCGGTGGCCCATGAGCCGCGGATGCAGCAGCTGGTCGACGACCTGCGGGCCGCCGGGCTCCACCCCTTCCACGCCCCCAGCGGCGTCCAGCTCGATGAGGCCCACATGGCCTTCAGCCGTTGCCGCAAGTGCAACTGCTGCGATGGCTTCCCCTGCCTGGTGCATGCCAAGTCGGACGCCGAGGTGCTGGGCATGCGGCCGGCCCTGGAATGCTCCAACGTCTCCCTGCTGACGCGGGCCCAGGTGAAGCGCCTGATCACCGATGAATCCGGCCGCACGGTGAAGGCGGTGGAGCTGGAGCGTGACGGCGAGCCCCTGACGGTCAGCGGCGATGTGGTGGTGGTGAGCTGCGGCGCCGCCAACAGCGCCCGGCTGCTGCTGCTGTCGGCCAACGACCGCCATCCCCGGGGCCTGGCCAACGGCTCCGACCAGGTGGGTCGCCACTACATGTTCCACAACAGCAAGGCGATGGTGGCCCTGGCCCATGAGCCGAACCGCACCATCTTCCAGAAAACGGTGTCGATCAACGACTGGTATCTCGGGGATGCCGACTTCGACTACCCGATGGGCAACATCCAGATGACGGGCAAGACCAACGGCACGATCATGAAGGGCTACGCGCCACTGGAAACCTTCATGATGCCCGGCTGGAGCATGGACAGGATCGCCGAACACGCCCTCGACTTCTGGATCTCCAGTGAGGATCTGCCCGATCCGAACAACCGGGTGACCGTCACCGGCTCCGGCCAGATCCAGCTGAGCTACACCCCCAACAACCTCACCGCCTCGGCCCGCCTGGTGAGCCGCCTGGAGGGCCTTCTGGATCGCCTCTATCTGCGCCGGCATCTGGTGGAGCGCCAGTTCTACATCGCCAACAGCATGGGCATCGCCGCCGTGGGGCACCAGGCCGGCACCTGCCGCTTCGGCAGCGATCCGGCCACCTCGGTGCTCGACCTCGACTGCAAGGCCCACGAGCTCGACAACCTCTACGTCGTGGACACCAGCTTCATGCCGTCGATCGGCGCCGTGAACCCCTCCCTCACCGCCATCGCCAATGCCCTGCGGGTGGGCACCCACCTGGTGGAACGGCTGCGGGGCTGA
- a CDS encoding universal stress protein, giving the protein MFDTVLFPIDQSRQTMETAAVTLQLAQRHGSRVVLLSVVEAEEGVMHDPAAVAQLLEQALASFTQAGVACEVLEREGKPAFVIGDVADEINADVIVMGTRGITLEEDHHSTAARVLQLAPCPVLVVP; this is encoded by the coding sequence ATGTTCGACACCGTCCTGTTCCCCATCGACCAGAGCCGCCAGACGATGGAAACGGCGGCCGTCACACTGCAGCTCGCCCAGCGCCACGGCAGCCGTGTCGTGCTCCTGTCGGTGGTGGAGGCCGAAGAGGGTGTGATGCACGATCCCGCCGCGGTGGCCCAGCTGCTGGAGCAGGCCCTCGCCAGTTTCACCCAGGCCGGTGTGGCCTGCGAGGTGCTGGAGCGGGAGGGAAAGCCGGCCTTCGTCATCGGCGATGTGGCCGATGAGATCAATGCCGATGTGATCGTCATGGGCACCCGCGGCATCACCCTGGAGGAGGACCACCACAGCACCGCCGCCCGGGTGCTGCAGCTGGCGCCCTGTCCGGTGCTGGTGGTGCCCTGA
- a CDS encoding TolC family protein, whose amino-acid sequence MIRRQLRRCLARALGLALAAPMAHALGQELIAAPRPRRLPPPSAALLRSLQGFQDDLERLDRSLLPAAPEAAGAEEPDGSDPGPPDPALMAPAATALPLAPEAVRIERRQRLSLAQALAVAVRNDPDLAAAVLGVREQQDLAGSARGRRWPELGLNLAGGFSQQRSYNQVWTDNAGLYPAGSPFLVRNQGWNVVQSNVGAAAARVELAWELLSPYRAAAIAEADDSLKASRQRYADRLRQLQLDVSIAYYGLQLADQLLRIRRAVVESDTVVRDQVAALQQVGLVPRLDRLRAEAALQQSRYRFEQAEALQLSRQRQLSNLINVPFDVSLRASDAVRLQPPWPLDLEQTIVRGWRDNPQLRALQAARDALLRQADRRAAELLPSLRLVATGGYGQGLTTQPVIELEGCCSSALIPQLLNQRSDWAAGLQLHWRFFDGGVTAGAVAASRSAAARTDQQLARERNAIRQRLEAAFYDHRAALRQIVAARASYSASREAFRDVRARYQLGLADYSDVADTVATLTGAMEGVAESTTLANVSYAQLLRELLPVPDRPDQPVALPLVLGGS is encoded by the coding sequence GTGATCCGGCGTCAGCTCCGACGCTGCCTGGCCCGGGCCCTGGGCCTGGCGCTGGCGGCGCCGATGGCCCACGCCTTGGGCCAGGAGCTGATCGCCGCCCCCCGGCCCCGGCGCCTGCCGCCCCCCTCCGCGGCGCTGCTGCGCAGCCTCCAGGGGTTCCAGGACGACCTCGAACGGCTCGACCGCAGCCTGTTGCCCGCCGCTCCCGAGGCCGCTGGAGCCGAGGAGCCGGACGGTTCCGACCCCGGTCCGCCCGATCCGGCGCTGATGGCGCCGGCGGCGACGGCCCTTCCCCTGGCGCCCGAGGCGGTGCGGATCGAGCGGCGCCAGCGGCTCAGCCTGGCCCAGGCCCTGGCGGTGGCCGTGCGCAACGATCCCGATCTGGCCGCCGCCGTGCTTGGCGTGCGCGAGCAGCAGGACCTGGCCGGCTCGGCCCGGGGGCGCCGCTGGCCGGAGCTGGGCCTGAACCTGGCGGGCGGCTTCAGCCAGCAGCGCTCCTACAACCAGGTCTGGACCGACAACGCCGGCCTCTATCCGGCGGGCTCCCCGTTTCTGGTCCGCAACCAGGGTTGGAATGTGGTGCAGTCCAATGTCGGTGCCGCCGCCGCCCGGGTGGAGCTGGCCTGGGAGCTGCTCAGCCCCTACCGCGCCGCCGCCATCGCCGAGGCCGACGACAGCCTCAAGGCCTCCCGCCAGCGCTACGCCGATCGGCTGCGCCAGCTGCAGCTGGATGTGAGCATCGCCTACTACGGCCTTCAGCTCGCCGACCAGCTGCTGCGGATCCGCCGGGCCGTCGTCGAGAGCGACACGGTGGTGCGCGACCAGGTGGCGGCCCTCCAGCAGGTGGGCCTGGTGCCGCGGCTCGACCGGCTCCGGGCCGAGGCCGCCCTGCAGCAGAGCCGCTATCGCTTCGAGCAGGCGGAGGCCCTGCAGCTGAGTCGCCAGCGCCAGCTCAGCAACCTGATCAACGTGCCCTTCGACGTCAGCCTCCGGGCCAGCGATGCGGTGCGGCTGCAGCCCCCCTGGCCCCTCGATCTGGAGCAGACGATCGTGCGCGGCTGGCGGGACAATCCCCAGCTGCGGGCCCTGCAGGCCGCCCGCGACGCCCTGCTGCGCCAGGCTGACCGCCGCGCCGCCGAGCTGCTGCCCAGCCTGCGGCTGGTGGCCACCGGCGGCTACGGCCAGGGGCTGACCACGCAGCCGGTGATCGAGCTGGAGGGCTGCTGCAGCTCGGCCCTCATCCCCCAGCTGCTCAACCAGCGCTCCGACTGGGCCGCGGGCCTGCAGCTGCATTGGCGGTTCTTCGATGGTGGCGTCACCGCCGGCGCCGTGGCCGCCAGCCGCTCCGCCGCCGCCCGCACCGACCAGCAGCTGGCCCGCGAACGCAACGCCATCCGCCAGCGCCTGGAGGCCGCCTTCTACGACCATCGGGCCGCCCTGCGCCAGATCGTGGCGGCCCGCGCCTCCTACAGCGCCTCGCGCGAGGCCTTCCGGGACGTGCGGGCCCGCTACCAGCTGGGTCTGGCCGACTACAGCGATGTGGCCGACACCGTCGCCACCCTCACCGGCGCGATGGAGGGGGTGGCCGAATCCACCACCCTGGCCAATGTCAGCTACGCCCAGCTGCTGCGCGAACTGCTGCCGGTGCCGGACCGGCCCGATCAGCCGGTGGCGCTGCCGCTGGTGCTGGGCGGCTCCTGA
- the ylqF gene encoding ribosome biogenesis GTPase YlqF, with amino-acid sequence MPDVGDTVRLSTAAPPIQWYPGHIAKAEKALSANLEKVDLVIEVRDARIPLATGHPRLQRWIRGKQHLLVINRRDMVSAGARLAWDGWFRQRGEVPWWCDAKVGTGVKQLQQAAIRAGETLNARRAGRGMKPRPVRALMLGFPNVGKSALINRLVRQKVVESARRAGVTRSLRWVRLGQDLDLLDAPGVLPPRLDDQLAGLRLALCDDIGQASYDGEAVAQAFLRLLAQLEPVAAAGVAPGLLERRYGVTVPPLPGADPKRPIPDAEAWLAAAAARHTSGDTPRMAQRLLDDFRRSLLGPISLELPPPERPAQEPPSS; translated from the coding sequence ATGCCGGACGTCGGCGACACGGTCCGCCTCAGCACCGCCGCCCCACCGATCCAGTGGTATCCGGGCCACATCGCCAAGGCGGAGAAAGCCCTCAGCGCCAACCTGGAGAAGGTGGACCTGGTGATCGAGGTGCGGGATGCCCGCATCCCCCTGGCCACCGGACACCCGCGGCTGCAGCGCTGGATCCGGGGCAAGCAGCATCTGCTGGTGATCAACCGCCGCGACATGGTCAGCGCCGGCGCCCGCCTGGCCTGGGACGGCTGGTTCCGCCAGCGGGGGGAGGTGCCCTGGTGGTGCGACGCCAAGGTGGGCACCGGCGTCAAGCAGCTGCAGCAGGCGGCGATCCGGGCCGGTGAGACCCTCAATGCCCGCCGGGCTGGCCGGGGCATGAAGCCGCGCCCCGTGCGGGCCCTGATGCTCGGCTTCCCCAACGTGGGCAAGTCGGCCCTGATCAACCGGCTGGTGCGCCAGAAGGTGGTGGAGAGCGCCCGCCGTGCAGGCGTCACCCGCAGCCTGCGCTGGGTGCGGCTGGGTCAGGACCTCGACCTGCTCGACGCCCCCGGGGTGCTGCCCCCCCGCCTCGATGACCAGCTCGCCGGTCTGCGGCTGGCCCTCTGCGACGACATCGGCCAGGCCTCCTATGACGGCGAGGCGGTGGCCCAGGCCTTCCTGCGCCTGCTGGCCCAGCTGGAGCCGGTGGCGGCGGCCGGGGTGGCGCCGGGACTGCTGGAGCGCCGCTACGGGGTGACGGTGCCGCCGTTGCCCGGAGCGGACCCCAAGCGACCGATCCCCGATGCCGAAGCCTGGCTCGCGGCGGCGGCGGCCCGCCACACCAGCGGCGACACCCCCCGCATGGCCCAGCGGCTGCTCGATGATTTCCGCCGCTCCCTGCTGGGGCCGATCTCCCTGGAACTGCCGCCACCCGAGCGGCCTGCCCAGGAGCCGCCCTCCAGCTGA
- a CDS encoding MGH1-like glycoside hydrolase domain-containing protein, producing MAERDHGLAPWSLWGSYLSERQWGTVREDYSADGDAWSSFPHDHARSRVYRWGEDGLLGLCDDQCRLCFSLALWNGVDPILKERPFGLGNPEGNHGEDLKDYFFHLANTPTHSFMRGLYKYPQRAFPYEQLRVENGRRGRDQPEYELIDTGVFDESRYFDVLIEYAKAGPEDLLIRIRATNRGPEPAPLTLLPSLWLRNTWRWGYPDEVEHRIRPLTGAGSPSIVTDALPHLGVYQLDCREPGRWIFTDNETNSERLWGQPNATPFQKDGFHRHVVDGEAGAVNPALQGSKAGRVLQRTLAAGEEWLVELRLHRIDGPSPAPADHEEAFGAAFEAAFEAIFSEREREWLEYFEHRVPGLSDDDRRIHLAGTAGLLWCKKYYGWSVMRWLEGDPTGTPPPPERRHTQNAYWERLHAHDVISMPDCWEYPYFCQWDLMFHAVAFAVFDPATAKEQCMLLRKPQYTAPNAQTPAYEWALSDPNPPIGAWAAMRIYQIDRRNSDAADLAFLRAALRKLILEYGWWANRNDRSGDNVFEGGFLGLDNIAVFDRRFPLADGSIIEQCDGTAWMASLSLNLLQIAVELSREEPEYADICERFVVDFVQLAIALNNPAGRNYLNWDEEDGFYYDVIKRPDGSVDYLRTRSISGLVPLLAVQSFDIDTVARLPMLDVSRTLAWFTHERTTPSWMVENLGIWHNDRLLFTLVPRERLQRICERLFDEEEFLSPYGIRSLSKVYEQHPYTYTEGSESQTLAYSPADSPVAMFGGNSNWRGPVWMPMNFLLIESLQKFAHFYGDSFKVEFPTRSGHWITLWQASLELEKRLVGLFRRDGRGRRPFLGDVELFQTDPHWRDLILFNEYFHGDNGSGVGASHQTGWSAMVCKMLNQLHRYPEG from the coding sequence ATGGCCGAGCGCGACCACGGCCTCGCCCCCTGGAGCCTCTGGGGCAGCTACCTGAGCGAGCGCCAGTGGGGCACCGTGCGTGAGGACTACTCCGCCGACGGGGACGCCTGGAGCTCCTTCCCCCACGACCACGCCCGCTCGCGGGTCTACCGCTGGGGCGAGGACGGCCTGCTGGGCCTCTGCGACGACCAGTGCCGCCTCTGTTTCTCGCTGGCCCTGTGGAACGGTGTGGATCCGATCCTCAAGGAACGGCCTTTCGGGCTCGGCAATCCCGAAGGCAACCACGGTGAGGACCTCAAGGACTACTTCTTCCATCTCGCCAACACCCCCACCCACAGCTTCATGCGGGGGCTGTACAAATACCCGCAGCGGGCCTTCCCCTACGAACAGCTGCGGGTGGAGAACGGCCGGCGCGGCCGCGACCAGCCCGAATACGAACTGATCGACACGGGGGTCTTCGACGAGAGCCGCTACTTCGATGTCCTCATCGAGTACGCCAAGGCCGGCCCGGAGGACCTGCTGATCCGCATCCGGGCCACCAACCGCGGCCCCGAGCCGGCCCCCCTCACCCTGCTGCCCAGCCTGTGGCTGCGCAACACCTGGCGCTGGGGCTATCCCGATGAAGTCGAGCACCGGATCCGCCCGCTCACGGGCGCCGGCAGCCCTTCGATCGTCACCGATGCGCTCCCCCACCTGGGGGTGTACCAGCTCGACTGCCGGGAGCCCGGACGCTGGATCTTCACCGACAACGAGACCAACAGCGAGCGGCTCTGGGGACAGCCCAACGCCACGCCCTTCCAGAAGGACGGCTTCCATCGCCATGTGGTCGACGGCGAAGCCGGCGCGGTGAATCCGGCGCTGCAGGGCAGCAAGGCGGGGCGTGTGCTGCAGCGCACCCTGGCCGCCGGCGAGGAGTGGCTGGTGGAGCTGCGCCTGCATCGCATCGACGGCCCTTCGCCGGCCCCGGCCGACCACGAAGAGGCGTTCGGGGCAGCGTTCGAGGCGGCGTTCGAGGCGATCTTCAGCGAGCGCGAGCGGGAGTGGCTGGAGTACTTCGAGCATCGGGTGCCGGGGCTTTCCGACGACGACCGCCGCATCCACCTGGCGGGCACCGCCGGGTTGCTCTGGTGCAAGAAGTACTACGGCTGGAGCGTGATGCGCTGGCTCGAGGGCGACCCCACCGGCACGCCCCCGCCGCCGGAGCGGCGCCACACCCAGAACGCTTACTGGGAACGGCTGCACGCCCACGACGTCATCTCGATGCCGGATTGCTGGGAGTACCCCTACTTCTGCCAGTGGGACCTGATGTTCCACGCCGTGGCCTTCGCCGTCTTCGATCCGGCGACCGCCAAGGAGCAGTGCATGCTGCTGCGCAAGCCCCAGTACACCGCCCCCAACGCCCAGACCCCCGCCTATGAGTGGGCCCTTTCGGACCCCAATCCTCCGATCGGGGCCTGGGCGGCGATGCGCATCTATCAGATCGATCGCAGGAACAGCGATGCCGCCGATCTGGCCTTCCTGCGCGCCGCCCTGCGCAAGCTGATCCTGGAGTACGGCTGGTGGGCGAACCGCAATGACCGCTCCGGCGACAACGTGTTCGAGGGGGGATTCCTCGGGCTCGACAACATCGCCGTGTTCGATCGGCGTTTCCCCCTGGCCGACGGCAGCATCATCGAGCAGTGCGACGGCACGGCCTGGATGGCCTCGCTCAGCCTCAACCTGCTGCAGATCGCCGTGGAGCTGAGCCGCGAGGAACCGGAGTACGCCGACATCTGCGAGCGGTTCGTGGTGGATTTCGTGCAGCTGGCGATCGCCCTCAACAATCCCGCCGGCCGCAATTACCTCAACTGGGATGAGGAGGACGGCTTCTACTACGACGTCATCAAGCGTCCCGACGGCAGCGTCGACTATCTGCGCACCCGCTCCATCTCCGGCCTGGTACCCCTGCTGGCGGTGCAGAGCTTCGACATCGACACCGTGGCACGGCTACCGATGCTTGATGTCAGCCGCACCCTGGCCTGGTTCACCCACGAGCGCACCACACCCTCCTGGATGGTGGAAAACCTGGGGATCTGGCACAACGACCGGTTGCTGTTCACCCTGGTGCCCAGGGAACGCCTGCAGCGCATCTGCGAGCGACTGTTTGACGAGGAGGAGTTTCTTTCCCCCTACGGCATCCGTTCCCTTTCCAAGGTGTACGAACAGCACCCCTACACCTACACCGAAGGCAGCGAAAGCCAGACCCTCGCCTACAGCCCGGCCGACAGTCCGGTGGCGATGTTCGGGGGCAACTCCAACTGGCGCGGGCCGGTGTGGATGCCGATGAACTTCCTGCTGATCGAGTCGCTGCAGAAGTTCGCCCATTTCTACGGCGACAGCTTCAAGGTGGAGTTCCCCACCCGTTCGGGCCACTGGATCACCCTCTGGCAGGCCTCCCTGGAACTGGAGAAGCGGCTGGTGGGTCTGTTCCGCCGCGACGGCCGGGGCCGTCGTCCCTTCCTGGGTGATGTGGAGCTGTTCCAGACCGATCCCCACTGGCGTGATCTGATCCTGTTCAACGAATACTTCCACGGCGACAATGGCAGCGGAGTGGGTGCCTCCCACCAGACCGGATGGAGCGCCATGGTCTGCAAGATGCTCAACCAGCTCCACCGCTATCCCGAAGGCTGA
- a CDS encoding NHLP bacteriocin system secretion protein, protein MGTPEDTSERRVLVALGSAWALTAGWFLFWPVPTEVVGRGVVIVPGGATVIDSRAEGQILSLPVREGQRVSRGQTLVRLYLPTLEQQLRRQEKDLAELIRINADLDRRDRARLASARRLRDTALAKLEGNRERLDALRRVYDQKVADFRHLARREVVAPLAAEVVASEDRAIQLDNSVAELGIRQREAIDAWEKVRLAIDTEAQRRRFAIQDARRAVRVTQTRLTYDGTLTATRDGRLLDLQVVRGQTVKPGQRLGTLGSPRAERGSADGGNQALQAVAYFAPADARRLRPGLAMEVVPDWNERGRFGGIRGRVRNINLLPATREDVNTTLGNPQLAEALVRNGPVMRTEIALLSAAGGSGLDGYRWTLSRGSSVFPIREGLTLKAHSYVEWRPPVSYLLPLLRDLTGSYRTLRQQERQDLPPLRQRETLP, encoded by the coding sequence ATGGGCACGCCGGAGGACACCTCGGAGCGGCGGGTGCTGGTGGCCCTGGGCAGCGCCTGGGCCCTGACGGCCGGGTGGTTCCTGTTCTGGCCGGTGCCCACCGAGGTGGTCGGCCGGGGGGTCGTGATCGTGCCCGGAGGCGCCACGGTGATCGATTCCCGGGCCGAGGGCCAGATCCTCAGCCTGCCGGTGCGGGAGGGCCAGCGGGTGAGCCGGGGCCAGACCCTGGTCCGCCTCTACCTGCCCACCCTGGAGCAGCAACTGCGCCGCCAGGAGAAGGACCTGGCCGAGCTGATCCGCATCAACGCCGATCTCGACCGGCGCGACCGGGCGCGGCTGGCCTCGGCCCGGCGCCTGCGGGACACCGCCCTGGCCAAGCTGGAGGGCAACCGGGAGCGCCTGGACGCCCTGCGTCGCGTCTACGACCAGAAGGTGGCCGATTTCCGCCATCTGGCCCGCCGCGAGGTGGTGGCCCCCCTGGCCGCGGAAGTGGTGGCCAGCGAGGACCGGGCCATCCAGCTCGATAACAGCGTCGCCGAACTGGGCATCCGGCAGCGGGAGGCCATCGACGCCTGGGAGAAGGTGAGGCTCGCCATCGACACCGAAGCCCAGCGGCGGCGCTTCGCCATCCAGGACGCCCGCCGCGCCGTCCGGGTCACCCAGACCCGCCTGACCTACGACGGCACCCTCACCGCCACCCGGGACGGGCGGTTGCTCGATCTGCAGGTGGTGCGGGGCCAGACGGTGAAGCCCGGGCAGCGCCTCGGCACCCTGGGGAGCCCCCGGGCGGAGCGCGGCAGCGCCGATGGCGGCAACCAGGCCCTGCAGGCGGTGGCCTACTTCGCCCCGGCCGATGCCCGCCGCCTGCGCCCCGGCCTGGCCATGGAGGTGGTGCCGGACTGGAACGAGCGGGGCCGGTTCGGCGGCATCCGCGGGCGTGTGCGCAACATCAACCTGTTGCCCGCCACCCGCGAGGACGTCAACACCACCCTGGGCAACCCCCAGCTGGCGGAGGCCCTGGTACGCAACGGGCCGGTGATGCGCACCGAGATCGCCCTGCTGAGCGCAGCCGGCGGCTCCGGCCTCGACGGCTATCGCTGGACCCTCAGCCGCGGCAGCAGCGTCTTTCCGATCCGTGAGGGGCTGACGCTCAAGGCCCACAGCTACGTCGAATGGCGCCCACCGGTCAGCTATCTGCTGCCGCTGCTGCGCGACCTCACCGGCAGCTACCGCACCCTGCGCCAGCAGGAGCGCCAGGACCTGCCGCCCCTGCGGCAGCGGGAGACCCTGCCATGA
- a CDS encoding RluA family pseudouridine synthase encodes MGAFGEGEGELVTLHYPKPLPMRLDRWLVSQRPEQSRARIQKFIDAGYVRVNGVTGRAKTPLRTDDTVELWMPPPEPLPYLVPQPMALDVLFEDEHLIVINKPAGLTVHPAPGNKDGTLVNGLLHHCPDLPGIGGEMRPGIVHRLDKDTTGCIVVAKSQEALVKLQVQIQQRIASREYLAVVHGRPAAESGTIVAAIGRHPVDRKKYAVVTDATGRHACTHWRLIEPLGDYALLRFKLDTGRTHQIRVHCAHTGHPIVGDATYGRCRKLPVALSGQALHAVRLALDHPISGERLVCEAPLPEVFETLLLALRRRSS; translated from the coding sequence ATGGGCGCCTTCGGGGAGGGCGAAGGGGAGCTTGTGACGCTCCATTACCCGAAGCCGCTGCCGATGCGGCTCGACCGCTGGCTGGTGTCCCAGCGGCCCGAGCAGAGCCGGGCCCGCATCCAGAAGTTCATCGATGCGGGCTACGTGCGGGTCAACGGCGTCACGGGCCGGGCCAAGACGCCCCTGCGCACCGATGACACCGTCGAGCTGTGGATGCCGCCGCCGGAGCCCCTGCCCTACCTGGTCCCCCAGCCGATGGCTCTCGACGTGCTGTTCGAGGACGAGCATCTGATCGTGATCAACAAGCCCGCCGGGCTCACGGTCCATCCGGCCCCCGGCAACAAGGACGGCACCCTGGTCAACGGCCTGCTGCACCACTGCCCCGACCTGCCCGGCATCGGCGGCGAGATGCGGCCGGGCATCGTGCACCGCCTCGACAAGGACACCACCGGCTGCATCGTGGTCGCCAAGAGCCAGGAGGCGCTGGTGAAGCTGCAGGTGCAGATCCAGCAGCGCATCGCCTCGCGGGAGTACCTGGCGGTGGTGCACGGCCGGCCGGCGGCCGAGAGCGGCACGATCGTGGCGGCCATCGGCCGCCATCCGGTCGATCGCAAGAAGTATGCGGTGGTCACGGACGCCACCGGACGCCATGCCTGCACCCACTGGCGCCTGATCGAACCCCTGGGCGACTACGCGCTGCTGCGCTTCAAGCTCGACACGGGTCGCACCCACCAGATCCGGGTGCACTGCGCCCACACGGGCCACCCGATCGTGGGGGATGCCACCTACGGCCGCTGCCGCAAGCTGCCGGTGGCCCTGAGTGGCCAGGCCCTGCACGCGGTGCGTCTGGCCCTCGACCACCCGATCAGCGGCGAGCGACTGGTGTGCGAGGCGCCCCTGCCGGAGGTGTTCGAGACGCTGCTGCTGGCCCTGCGGCGACGGTCGTCCTGA